The following coding sequences lie in one Oncorhynchus gorbuscha isolate QuinsamMale2020 ecotype Even-year linkage group LG10, OgorEven_v1.0, whole genome shotgun sequence genomic window:
- the LOC124046028 gene encoding G0/G1 switch protein 2-like, whose protein sequence is METINEIIPFAKEMLSQRPSRGMMKVYLLGSTLAFFGVVGGLVETVCMPFCEQEPLDEEMIKLITEEKKRQMLEPEITTVEPDVVDELQTEIDAKKPLEGRQRRASIRSPAC, encoded by the coding sequence ATGGAGACCATAAACGAGATCATTCCATTCGCTAAGGAGATGCTGAGCCAGAGGCCCAGTCGAGGCATGATGAAGGTGTACCTGCTGGGTTCTACCCTGGCGTTTTTTGGAGTGGTCGGTGGGCTGGTGGAAACGGTCTGCATGCCATTTTGTGAACAGGAGCCATTAGATGAGGAAATGATCAAGCTGAtcacagaggagaagaagaggcaaATGCTGGAGCCAGAGATAACCACTGTCGAGCCTGATGTTGTGGATGAGTTGCAAACAGAGATTGATGCTAAGAAGCCCCTGGAAGGTCGTCAGAGGAGGGCGTCTATCAGGTCACCTGCCTGTTGA